The proteins below come from a single Solea solea chromosome 6, fSolSol10.1, whole genome shotgun sequence genomic window:
- the aurka gene encoding aurora kinase A: protein MDSATRLKLAQDTKLQKPDVKSSREGPKRVPVSQHSQMAVVTPTPHQRVLGVSNGPLRIQRPVSHHKPVSHVSVANKSTLPSDQNLNPMTQNVNPAPQPKPGSQQNQTRMNTATVKQETVKPPTESAKPEKHQNKPTKNDAVDAAGSKKRWSLENFDIGRPLGKGKFGNVYLARERQSKFILALKVLFKKQLEKAGVEHQLRREVEIQSHLRHPNILRLYGYFHDTSRVYLILEFAPRGELYGELQRCGSFPEDRSATYIMELADALNYCHSKKVIHRDIKPENLLLGANGELKIADFGWSVHTPSSRRSTLCGTLDYLPPEMIEGKTHDEKVDLWSLGVLCYEFLVGSPPFEAKTHEDTYRRISRVEYTYPAQSNFSAGAKHLVAQLLKHNPMQRLPIQGVLSHPWVVEYSTKKPTTLNPEESSQ, encoded by the exons atggACTCTGCTACAAGACTCAAGTTGGCACAGGACACAAAACTCCAAAAGCCTGATGTGAAA TCCAGCAGGGAAGGACCAAAGCGGGTTCCTGTGTCACAACACTCTCAGATGGCTGTAGTTACACCAACGCCACACCAACGGGTCCTGGGTGTGTCAAATGGACCTCTGCGCATTCAGCGGCCTGTGAGCCACCACAAACCAGTATCTCATGTCTCTGTTGCCAACAAGTCCACTCTGCCATCCGATCAGAATTTGAACCCCATGACTCAAAATGTAAATCCCGCACCTCAGCCTAAACCTGGTTCTCAGCAAAACCAGACTAGGATGAATACAGCTACAGTGAAGCAGGAGACTGTTAAACCACCAACAGAATCGGCAAAGCCGGAGAAGCACCAGA ACAAACCTACCAAGAATGATGCTGTAGATGCTGCAGGATCAAA GAAGCGATGGAGCCTAGAAAATTTTGACATTGGCCGTCCCTTGGGAAAGGGTAAATTTGGCAATGTCTACCTGGCAAGAGAGCGACAAAGTAAGTTCATCTTGGCCCTGAAGGTGCTCTTCAAGAAGCAGCTGGAGAAGGCCGGGGTGGAACACCAGCTGAGGAGAGAAGTGGAGATCCAGTCTCACCTCAG GCACCCCAATATCTTGCGCCTCTATGGTTACTTCCATGACACCTCTCGTGTGTATCTCATCCTTGAGTTTGCACCGCGGGGAGAACTCTACGGCGAGCTGCAGCGCTGTGGAAGTTTTCCTGAGGACAGAAGTGCAACA TACATCATGGAGCTGGCCGATGCCCTCAACTATTGCCACTCCAAGAAGGTGATCCACCGAGATATCAAACCAGAAAACCTGTTACTCGGGGCAAACGGAGAGCTAAAGATTGCTGATTTTGGCTGGTCTGTCCACACGCCCTCCTCCAG GAGGTCCACTCTGTGTGGAACACTGGACTACCTGCCTCCAGAAATGATTGAGGGGAAAACTCATGATGAAAAGGTGGACCTGTGGAGCCTTGGTGTCCTCTGCTACGAGTTCCTGGTTGGAAGCCCCCCCTTTGAAGCGAAAACCCACGAGGACACCTACCGCAGGATATCAAGG GTGGAGTACACTTACCCTGCACAGTCCAACTTCAGTGCGGGAGCCAAACACTTGGTTGCCCAGCTATTGAAGCACAACCCCATGCAAAGACTTCCTATCCAGGGAGTCCTGTCTCACCCGTGGGTTGTCGAATACTCAACCAAGAAGCCCACAACTCTGAACCCTGAGGAGTCCAGCCAGTGA